CCCTTGATTAACCTGCGTTTTCCCCGTCCCTTTCTGCTGCAAAAAAATCCAAATATTATATCTAATAAAATGTTAAATAACAATTCTATCCGGAAAATATTTTTTCCATTATATTATTCTAGAAATTATTACTTATATGGAGGAACTATCATTGAAAAGACTAAGTATAATTATTGCGTCCATCTTATTGTTAAGTTTGTTTCCGGCTGTCAGCCTTGCAGCACCAAGTGAAGATGAAGTGGCTGAATTCGTTAAGGAAACAAATTGGTCTGAAGAAGGATTAATTGACCACCTGGAATATTTTTGGGATATGAATATCGAAGATTTCGATACGTTGGAGGAAATGATCGAATATCTGGGTGAGCCTATTACGGAAGAAAATCTCCAGCAGCTCTTAGCTGAATATGTTTTTGAAAATGAGGAAGAGTTAGTGGCACTGCTTGCGGAGAATGGAGAAATGGAAACGACTGATGATGTTCGGGATGTTTTCCGATATATTGATGCCCTAGATTCCACTGTATCTTTTTTAACATATACAGGCACTGAAATTAACGAAGAAACTCTTAAGCAGCTATTAAATGATTACGGGCTTACAAAAGAAGAGCTCATTTCCCTGCTTGAGGAGAACGATGACTCCCTTGAAAACTACGAATATATTGAGGACCTTGATATCATGGTTTCCATTTATTTAGGTGGAGATGAATTGCCTGGTGAAGACGAAATGAACCAAATACTCGCAGATATAGATCTTACCGATGAAGAACTTGAAGCATTATTTGCACATTTTATGACTTTGGATTTCGAGAACCCAGACTTGCTTGATAAAATGATGGACCTTGAAAGCCGTTTAATGGCATTTGGCGAGTTTGATAGTGCCGGGGATTTAACAGAAGCAGAAATAGCTGAACTTATCAGCATTATGCAGGAAATGATGGATCTATTCCAGCTTGATGCCGAGTTTTATCTTGTGAAAGATGGCGAAAAAACCCATTTAACAACAGCTGAAATGGTTGCTTTGGAAGAAACAAAAGGCCATGACCTGCTTATTGAACTTTATAATACTCAAGGCCAGTTCCTGGCAGATATGATTATTACAGCTGAGATGTTCAGTTCAGAGCTAATTGAAGACACAGTGACTGATTTGAATCAGGCGGAAACTGTTATCAAAAAGCAGGGTCCTGCTAAAGTCAAACCAGTTTCCAAACACCCAAAAACTGTAAAAGGCGGAAAACTGCCAAACACAGCAGGCAACTATATTGAAGGAGTATTAGCAGGCATCGGTCTGATCCTTATAGGGATGGCCATTTTACACAGACGGAAAGTGAGAGCTGCGTGAAAAGGAAACTTACATTAAAAGGAGCTATTGGTCTAACGTTTATTTTGGGTGGAATTTGGATTGCCGCTTCAAATTTTATGCCATATTTGAATAGCCAAAAAACTTCAGCCCATATAGATCCCTCCAGCACTGGAAAAACAGATGTGAAGACTGAACAAAAAACGGAACAGCATAGCCTATACACTGTCCGTCCTGAAATGGGAGAAGAAATGGGCGTACTATCAATACCTAAAATATCGGCCCATCTTCCAATCTTCCATGGTACGGACGAAGATGAGTTAGAAAAGGGTGTTGGCCATTATGCCGGCAGCGTCCTTCCAGGAGAAGAAGACAATTCAGTCCTTTCCGGCCACCGGGATACAGTCTTTCGCAAACTTGGAGAAGTAGACATTGGCGATTTGCTTGTCGTGAACACTTCTGCTGGTGAATTTACCTATAAAGTTCGTAAAGTAAGAATCGTCGATGCAGACGACAGAACCGTAATTGTACCTAAGCCGAGAGCAACTCTTACTGTCACAACCTGTTATCCTTTTGACTTTATTGGCGATGCACCACAGAGATATATCCTCATTGGAGATCTTGTAAGAAAATGAAAAACCCGCTAACCAGGCGGGCTTTTAGAGGAGGCCGTTTTTGGCCTTCCTTTTATTCTGTAATTGTGACTAACTTTACATCTGCAAAATCAAATCGATGGTAGTGGCCTTCAGTACATGTTAGTTCTACAAATCCTTCCAGGTCTTTAATGCTTCCAATTACTTCGGATTTATTTTCTGCTTCAACCTCTTCTGTTACGGTAACACCTTTTTCAAAAGTATAAATAACCTTAAACGTATTCATGTGTGCTTAACTCTCCTTTCCCCATTCAAGTTCCCGTGTACACAGTATTTAAACACAGAAATTTCTATTGCAGTTATTTTCCATTAGTCAGACTTAACTCCAATGTATCTTTGGATGGGAAATTAGGGACAATACTTACATTCGGCAAGGAGATAGCACTTAATAGCAAATTGCTATTCGACAGATATCGGCTGATATCACCATAAAACCATATTTTTTTCAGCAGTTTTGCAAAAGAGAGTGAATTCAATTTGATAATCCAGTATTCCTTTTTTTCCATATGCATAATACTTTATACTGGATTTATTAGTTTACATAATAAAATTATTTTACAAAAAAGAAGTCCAGCAATTAAGTGGACTTCTCTTTCTCTATTATTCACCTAGGTCTGCATTATGATAAACTCTCTGGACATCTTCCAGATCTTCAAGGGCGTCAATCAGCTTTTCAAATTGAGCCTGTGCATCAGCCTCAAGGGTGACTTCATTTTGCGGGAGCATTGTTAATTCAGCAACAGCAAACTCATTGATGCCTGCTGACTTGAATGCTTCCTGAACTGCATGAAACTGATCGGGTTCTGCATAAATGATTACCGTATCATCTTCTTCCAGAATATCACGTGCATCTACGTCTGCTTCCATCAGGATTTCCAGGACTTCTTCCTCCGATTTGCCTTCAATGCCGATAACTGCGGTTGAGTCGAACATATAGGAAACGGATCCGCTCACGCCCATATTCCCGCCATTTTTTCCGAATGCAGCACGTACGTTAGAAGCTGTGCGATTTACGTTATTAGTCAATGCATCGACTATTATCATGGATCCGCTAGGCCCGAATCCTTCATAGCGAAGCTCATCATAGTTTTCTTCCGCTCCGCCTTTTGCTTTTTCAATTGCACGATCAATGATATTTCTTGGCACGTTATATGTTTTTGCACGTTCGAGCACAAATTTTAAAGCCTGGTTTGCTTCCGGATCAGGCTCCCCTTGCTTGGCAACCACATATATTTCAAGTGCAAACTTGGAATATACACGGCTCGTATTTGCGTCTTTTGATGCTTTCTTTTCTTTAATATTGTTCCATTTACGGCCCATATGTCCCACTCTCTTTCAACTTTGGATCTATGAAATTTATGATTAGTAATAGAGTCTTCTTTACTGGGAAGAACTCTCACCTGATTATTATACATTAAAACACCTGATTTTTTCGAGTATTGTTTCATAAGAAGAAGCATGGGACTTCCAGGGTAACGATAAATAAAAAAGAGACACAAATGTGCCTCTAATTAGCTTAATAGGATTTTTTCCAGTACCTTCTGCACCTGATACCCTTCTTTAAAGGAAACCAATAATGCGTGTTCTCCTCTTATTGCTTTGCAGAGTTCTGCAGGCAGACTGTTTTCCGGCTCATCAAGCCTTAAAATTTCTCCGCTGTTTTCGGACGTACTCTGTACAAGAACACTCCAGTTCTGCATATCCAACGTGCCCTTTTCACCAAAAACCTTAAAAGACAGATGTTCTTTTTGTCCAATTCCCGCTATACCGTTTAATAGAACAGGAATGCCGCCTGAAAGCTTCAATGATGTGGTAAAGCTGGTTTCACATAGATGTTCATTATCCGGATATTCCACAAAAGAACGGACATGGAGCAGCTCTCCGAAGGTGTCCAGAATCATATGAACAAAGTGAGGAGCTACTTCCCGGATAAAGCCTCCCTGTTCCCTGCTGGAAATCCAATCGTTCTGCTGCCATTCACGCGGCCATTGTGTAAATTGCAGGTGCAGTTCTACCTTCTTAATCTCACCCAGTTCACCATTCTGTATCTTTTCCCTAAACATTTTAAAGGCTGGGCTGTATGCCATTGGAAAATTCATGGTATGGATGATTCCTGCATTTTCAGCAGCTTCATACATTTCCTTCGCCTCTTCAATGGAATTGGCCAGGGGCTTTTCACAAAGAAGATGCTTGCCGCTCTTTATAATATCCATGCTAATTGAATGATGCCATTTTGGCGGAACACCTAAATAGATGAGTTTTATCGTTTCGTCCTTGAGCAGATCGAAATGATTTGTATGTATCGCTGCATCTGGCAGCTCAGCTTTAAATTTATCTAATCGATCGGCTTTTCGATCACAAAGCGCTGCAATCTCAAACTCCTCATGCTGCCGAAATTGACGCAGTATCCTTTCCCCTACGGCACCCATTCCTATTAATCCAACTTTAATCTTTTCCTTCAACATACTTCACCTGCTTGTTTAATTTCATAGTTCTCAATTGAATTATACAGTTTATTATAAAAATTCTAAAGTTGCAAATTCTCTAATAAGTTAATAAACAAAAATATACTGGCCAATAATTGGATAGAAAGACAATGAATGGGGACATTAAAAATAATTAAGCATTAGGAGGTGTCATCATTGAACCTTGATAAGGACATGCAATTTGAAATCAAAAGTACTTTCGCGCCGAATCTTAACCGTTCCCAAACACTTAGAATTTTAGAGGTGACTCAGAACAGCGTTGTCATCCAGATGGACAGGTCAAATGGACGCGGTGTTTTCCCGGCAGATAATTTTCATTATTGGATTAAAAGAGGTTCCCTTATTAAATTGAATGACCATCATAAAAGAACCTCATAGAACACTGGGCAGGAGCCAGTGTTCTTTATTTTTGGATCCGTCTATTAAAGCTTTATGACACTACCCTTATCTTTCTGCTTCAATCAGGCAGATCGCTGCCTGCAGGATAACCAGTAATCATTTACCTGCAGCCGAATCTATCCATTATCCCCCCTGTATACATATTTAATATTATAATGCTGGATCCTGAACAGGTTTAAAGAAATGAAATTAAGTAAATAGCCTAAAAGAATGGATTAATAATATTGAGACAAGGAGTATTGATAGATGACTAATCGTAACATCCCCCATGACAAAAACCTTGATAACAGCCTCACATTATTACAGGAAGGGTATCTATTCATTAAAAACAGAACAGAAAAGTACCAATCTGATCTATTTGAAGCACGCCTGCTGGGCGAAAAAGTTCTTTGTATAAGCGGAGAAGAAGCTGCAAAGGTATTTTATGATGACAGTCTATTCCAGCGAAAAGGTGCTGCGCCCAAAAGGATACAGAAGTCACTTTTTGGCGAAAATGCTATTCAGTCGATGGATGGTGAAGCACATATTCACAGAAAGCTTCTGTTCATGTCACTAATGACACCTCCACATCAAAAAAGGCTCACCAAGCTTGCCATACAGGAGTGGGAAGCATTAATCCCAAAATGGGAAGGAGCCAAGCATGTCGTTCTTTTTGATGAGGCGAAAAAGCTATTAACCCGCATTGCATGCAAGTGGGCAGGAGTCCCCCTTAAGGAATCGGAATTAGAGGAGCGTGCTGAAGATTTTTATGCGATGGTTGATGCTTTTGGTGCTGCAGGGCCTCGTCACTGGAAAGGCCGGAGAGCTCGATCCCGTACGGAAGAATGGGTAAAATCGATTATGGAAGGTGTACGCAATGGTACATACAGTGCAGAAAAAGGTTCCGCACTGTATGAAATGGCTTTTCACAAAGAACTTAACGGCAGACAGCTTGATGTTCAGATGGCTTCGGTTGAATTAATTAATGTGCTGCGTCCAATTGTGGCCACTGCAACCTTTATTGTCTTCGCTGCCGTTGCTGTACATGAATATCCGGAAGTGAAACAGCAGCTGCAATCCGGGCCTCCGGAATATCTTGAGATGTTTGCTCAGGAAGTAAGACGCTATTATCCGTTTGGTCCTTTCCTTGGTGCAAGGGCCAGAAAGAATTTCACATGGAAAGAAGCTGAGATCACAGAAGGAATGCTTGTGCTGCTTGATATGTATGGTACAAACCATGATGAGCGGCTTTGGTCGTCACCGAATGAATTCAGGCCAGAAAGATTTAAAGATTGGGATGGAAGCCTTTTCGATTTTATTCCCCAGGGCGGTGGCGATCCTGCCAAAGGACACCGCTGTCCAGGTGAGGGCATTACGGTTGAGATTATAAAAACGAGTATAAATTTTCTGGTGAATTTTTTAAACTACAATGTTCCAGTTCAAAATTTAAACTTCAGCCTGTCCCGAATGCCTTCATTGCCAGAAAGCGGATTTGTCATGGATAATATTAGAAAGAAGTAAAAATAGGGGCATCCTGCTTATTAAAATGACAGGATGCCTCTTAATATGGTTATTTCGCTATTAAGCAGTTGAACTTTAATATAAGTGGATGC
This window of the Cytobacillus pseudoceanisediminis genome carries:
- a CDS encoding processed acidic surface protein — protein: MKRLSIIIASILLLSLFPAVSLAAPSEDEVAEFVKETNWSEEGLIDHLEYFWDMNIEDFDTLEEMIEYLGEPITEENLQQLLAEYVFENEEELVALLAENGEMETTDDVRDVFRYIDALDSTVSFLTYTGTEINEETLKQLLNDYGLTKEELISLLEENDDSLENYEYIEDLDIMVSIYLGGDELPGEDEMNQILADIDLTDEELEALFAHFMTLDFENPDLLDKMMDLESRLMAFGEFDSAGDLTEAEIAELISIMQEMMDLFQLDAEFYLVKDGEKTHLTTAEMVALEETKGHDLLIELYNTQGQFLADMIITAEMFSSELIEDTVTDLNQAETVIKKQGPAKVKPVSKHPKTVKGGKLPNTAGNYIEGVLAGIGLILIGMAILHRRKVRAA
- a CDS encoding class D sortase, encoding MKRKLTLKGAIGLTFILGGIWIAASNFMPYLNSQKTSAHIDPSSTGKTDVKTEQKTEQHSLYTVRPEMGEEMGVLSIPKISAHLPIFHGTDEDELEKGVGHYAGSVLPGEEDNSVLSGHRDTVFRKLGEVDIGDLLVVNTSAGEFTYKVRKVRIVDADDRTVIVPKPRATLTVTTCYPFDFIGDAPQRYILIGDLVRK
- a CDS encoding YebC/PmpR family DNA-binding transcriptional regulator is translated as MGRKWNNIKEKKASKDANTSRVYSKFALEIYVVAKQGEPDPEANQALKFVLERAKTYNVPRNIIDRAIEKAKGGAEENYDELRYEGFGPSGSMIIVDALTNNVNRTASNVRAAFGKNGGNMGVSGSVSYMFDSTAVIGIEGKSEEEVLEILMEADVDARDILEEDDTVIIYAEPDQFHAVQEAFKSAGINEFAVAELTMLPQNEVTLEADAQAQFEKLIDALEDLEDVQRVYHNADLGE
- a CDS encoding Gfo/Idh/MocA family protein gives rise to the protein MLKEKIKVGLIGMGAVGERILRQFRQHEEFEIAALCDRKADRLDKFKAELPDAAIHTNHFDLLKDETIKLIYLGVPPKWHHSISMDIIKSGKHLLCEKPLANSIEEAKEMYEAAENAGIIHTMNFPMAYSPAFKMFREKIQNGELGEIKKVELHLQFTQWPREWQQNDWISSREQGGFIREVAPHFVHMILDTFGELLHVRSFVEYPDNEHLCETSFTTSLKLSGGIPVLLNGIAGIGQKEHLSFKVFGEKGTLDMQNWSVLVQSTSENSGEILRLDEPENSLPAELCKAIRGEHALLVSFKEGYQVQKVLEKILLS
- a CDS encoding cytochrome P450, whose translation is MTNRNIPHDKNLDNSLTLLQEGYLFIKNRTEKYQSDLFEARLLGEKVLCISGEEAAKVFYDDSLFQRKGAAPKRIQKSLFGENAIQSMDGEAHIHRKLLFMSLMTPPHQKRLTKLAIQEWEALIPKWEGAKHVVLFDEAKKLLTRIACKWAGVPLKESELEERAEDFYAMVDAFGAAGPRHWKGRRARSRTEEWVKSIMEGVRNGTYSAEKGSALYEMAFHKELNGRQLDVQMASVELINVLRPIVATATFIVFAAVAVHEYPEVKQQLQSGPPEYLEMFAQEVRRYYPFGPFLGARARKNFTWKEAEITEGMLVLLDMYGTNHDERLWSSPNEFRPERFKDWDGSLFDFIPQGGGDPAKGHRCPGEGITVEIIKTSINFLVNFLNYNVPVQNLNFSLSRMPSLPESGFVMDNIRKK